In Pseudomonas fluorescens, the following are encoded in one genomic region:
- a CDS encoding AraC family transcriptional regulator yields MSSPSRVPTYVMQQRSELTDFYIRDKKGRRAETSPHRHEYFQIQVNLGGDTVQHIGNVERPFPRNTLAFILPHRVHVIPHPADSNFMVINFSQTFLLPHLQCDPMDLEEVSILLAPELSPFRFQEHLDFILADEDFRKVCGLIEQMRVLDENRQFGTREMLKGLLLQLVGSVCALYAEPLKRLAEENAAEVSRRDALSRMSEYLRKNITDPDLNLIKVAAATYLSPTYLTHWLRKEIDKTFTELVLERRMHAARNYLLNGTRPVGEVARLCGFADEAYFSRRFRQIHGQPPGQFRRQQLNPDTPQSPSNT; encoded by the coding sequence ATGTCGTCACCGAGTCGAGTGCCCACTTACGTCATGCAGCAACGCAGCGAGTTGACGGACTTTTACATCCGCGACAAAAAGGGACGGCGCGCCGAAACCAGCCCGCATCGCCATGAGTATTTCCAGATCCAGGTCAACCTCGGTGGCGATACCGTGCAGCACATCGGTAACGTCGAACGTCCGTTTCCGCGCAATACGCTGGCCTTCATCCTGCCGCATCGCGTGCACGTGATTCCGCATCCGGCCGACAGCAATTTCATGGTGATCAATTTTTCCCAGACCTTCCTGCTGCCGCATTTGCAGTGCGACCCGATGGATCTGGAGGAGGTCTCGATTCTGCTGGCGCCAGAGTTGTCACCGTTCCGCTTTCAGGAGCATCTGGATTTCATTCTGGCCGATGAGGATTTCAGAAAAGTCTGTGGCTTGATCGAACAGATGCGAGTGCTCGATGAAAACCGTCAATTCGGTACCCGCGAGATGCTCAAGGGCCTGCTGCTGCAATTGGTGGGGAGTGTCTGCGCCCTGTATGCCGAGCCGCTGAAACGGTTGGCTGAAGAGAACGCCGCTGAAGTCAGTCGACGCGATGCATTGAGCCGGATGTCCGAATATTTGCGCAAAAACATCACTGACCCCGACCTCAACCTGATCAAGGTTGCTGCCGCGACCTACCTGTCACCGACGTACTTGACGCACTGGTTGCGCAAGGAAATCGACAAGACCTTCACCGAGCTGGTACTTGAACGCCGGATGCACGCGGCGCGCAATTATCTGCTCAATGGAACAAGGCCGGTGGGGGAGGTGGCGAGGTTGTGCGGCTTTGCCGACGAGGCCTATTTTTCGCGACGCTTCCGCCAGATCCACGGCCAGCCACCTGGACAATTCAGGCGTCAGCAGCTCAATCCTGATACGCCGCAATCGCCGTCGAATACGTGA
- a CDS encoding helix-turn-helix domain-containing protein — protein MTLNDLAKFTGLPSFQPTRAFRQACGVTPHAYQLQAPVRRAHKLVRTGIGLAEVAIASGVADQPHLTRVYKSIMGATPGQFWRSRNSRSV, from the coding sequence GTGACGCTCAATGACCTGGCGAAGTTCACCGGGTTGCCGTCGTTTCAACCGACGCGAGCGTTTCGCCAGGCCTGCGGGGTGACACCACACGCGTATCAGTTGCAGGCACCGGTACGACGAGCGCATAAACTGGTGAGAACTGGCATCGGTCTGGCTGAGGTAGCCATAGCCTCGGGGGTCGCCGACCAGCCGCATCTAACCCGGGTCTACAAGTCAATCATGGGCGCTACGCCGGGCCAGTTCTGGCGCAGTCGAAACAGTCGCTCCGTTTAA
- a CDS encoding branched-chain amino acid transaminase, with protein MSMSDRDGKIWKDGELVEWREAKTHILTHTLHYGMGVFEGVRAYETARGPAIFRLKEHIRRLFNSAKIFQLEVPFDEETIRNSCEEVIRANKYDACYLRPLVWIGSDFLSIAAKNNTIHVATAAWPMGSYLGEEGMEKGIRVKTSSFTRHHVNVSMVRAKACGYYINSILANREVTSLGFDEALLLDTEGYVSEGAGENIFMVRDGVIYTPDLASCLDGITRDSVMLIARDLGFEVREKRITRDELYCCDEAFFTGTAAEVTPIRELDGRTIGAGSRGPITQQLQEVYFCAVHGTNEKYAHWLTHV; from the coding sequence ATGTCGATGTCAGATCGTGATGGGAAAATCTGGAAAGATGGCGAGTTAGTTGAATGGCGTGAGGCCAAAACTCATATTTTGACCCATACACTTCATTATGGCATGGGCGTGTTCGAGGGTGTGCGCGCATACGAAACTGCGCGTGGCCCTGCAATATTTCGTCTGAAAGAGCATATTCGTCGTCTTTTTAACTCGGCTAAAATTTTTCAGCTGGAAGTTCCGTTCGACGAAGAAACTATTCGTAACTCGTGTGAAGAAGTCATTCGAGCAAACAAGTACGACGCTTGCTATCTACGTCCTTTGGTTTGGATCGGTTCAGACTTTCTGAGCATCGCAGCAAAAAACAACACAATTCATGTCGCTACCGCTGCATGGCCCATGGGATCTTACTTGGGGGAGGAGGGCATGGAAAAAGGCATTCGAGTAAAAACATCGTCTTTCACCCGCCACCACGTCAACGTTTCCATGGTGCGTGCAAAAGCTTGTGGCTATTACATCAACTCGATCCTGGCTAACCGAGAGGTTACTTCGCTCGGATTTGACGAGGCGCTATTACTGGATACCGAGGGTTATGTGAGTGAGGGGGCTGGCGAGAATATTTTCATGGTTCGAGACGGGGTTATCTACACTCCCGATCTGGCGTCTTGCCTTGATGGCATAACCCGTGACTCGGTTATGCTAATTGCTCGGGATTTGGGCTTCGAAGTTCGGGAGAAACGGATCACTCGCGACGAACTGTATTGCTGCGATGAGGCGTTCTTTACAGGTACCGCTGCTGAAGTGACACCTATTCGTGAACTCGATGGTCGGACAATTGGCGCGGGCTCGCGAGGCCCGATCACACAGCAGCTTCAAGAGGTCTACTTCTGCGCAGTACATGGAACTAATGAAAAGTACGCTCATTGGTTGACCCATGTTTGA
- a CDS encoding DUF5801 repeats-in-toxin domain-containing protein, with product MAITLSGSITTDESGGLQNATATPGIPGDNTDNDITVAAINGTDETNDLPLAFESRLFALLGAVTPMQTALSGYTGAAGNTGTDLITITGSYLDLAFTDAEGKALGDPTNANAGTDWSGLYTLDGRRIFLYTDSTNNNIVLGRIGAEGATDAPEDDVADPSGTIVFSAYLEQTATGAKVWMTQFAPLQNPDTSNPDDVVDMTDHLWATASQDAAFDFSGVPSGQNKFLMFKAGSSDVGLVVTGLDPDKIVNGKDAGDTVNTSQGGGATTIGTNNQGVDPGEGMIFTFVTNPNPLYTVPGLTHGEAIVEDNIDFGGLFGATGATFVIAQQTPPKASTAMISAYTTDFEETSGYYEGLLDADDNLAYITSVTIRDGNGNIIAGLDGVTANTTVGNITVTFNLSNGGADRTVTIAGFQSKYSIEYTTSELHNRVLIENIGNANAQLNSPFDIGGFLLPNIVAVPQEVGSAVNFEDDGPTASAALGAGLVRHDETAGDDADADDVLDPLAVFAAVATVSSDMTAAYAQGSASVIDSSASSGGQDGLASTVYSLNVASAGVDSGLDTTEGNNILLTKEGALVVGRISGGADNGEAAFAVAIDASTGVLSVVQYHSIKHPTGGASHDESLAIDNAALLAVATVTDGDGDTHAASVGIGARVAFQDDGPTASAALGAGLVRHDETTGNDADADDLLGPLAVFAAVATVSSDMTAAYAQGSASVIDSSASSGGQDGLASTVYSLNVASAGVDSGLDTTEGNNILLTKEGALVVGRISGGADNGEAAFAVAIDASTGVLSVVQYHSIKHPTSGASHDESLAIDNAALLAVATVTDGDGDTHAASVSIGARVAFQDDGPTASAALGAGLVRHDETTGNDADADDLLGPLAVFAAVATVSSDMTAAYAQGSASVIDSSASSGGQDGLASTAYSLNVASAGVDSGLDTTEGNSILLTKEGALVVGRISGGADDGEAAFAVAIDASTGMLSVVQYHSIKHPTGGASHDESLAIDNAALLAIATVTDGDGDTDTASVGIGARVAFQDDGPTANGTPVTATVDEDGLPGGIAGGTNDVSGEVAFASGSIDSIFQSGVDNPLIYGLSTDTSNLLQTLTSKGGAVKYDVTGNTLTAYVDVGASDGIYQADDREVFTFALTAATGAYVFTQLDQLDHPSLNGVAGDNTENDLVLQLGSILQATDADGDTVTAAAEKLVITVDDDSPLVTAKSNLVYRNSANPTPGGTGTFAYDIGADDRLGTLYSASNSDLSLSMTGVSVGANAITNRSVTWFSETDATAVFNIAFTYVSNNPNQGATTNATGTLTFDKVADTYTLSLTDEIESFSILRTSTAQGFTGYAIGGTTPINQQPPVSVAKLADDFFVQFSGFAEASGGTGANNIKAGGDNAFSPGELFSAATSWVSVSGTAAGVAGDTIQQGEVMDLDFFTANPFGDTNLAPTATSNGIFIKFDGIGSEDLVLVLKLVDPDGSNNPITRAIIVDSQDIILKTPSTTNNNFHPIANPAAYGITLDQNDGAVILERNDYNFGTEDYVIQGLQVLVSTEGVTGNGYNLNGNVGVTGASTGATLAFGNEDGEGSKSNPVEAGEAGTWDGDVVKIVDMGFVTSSTPDARLTFDVTVTDYDGDSTAAQTLDVTIAGGKTFTGGAGMDTFSFKSLDADTDALLSATTSVISAGFVSGVDKLDFTTAGSGANYSEVLTPVATLAGFISAADGALNGTTNYYFGVIGGDGYLAQDGDGVGITNIIQLVGVTNMASTDIV from the coding sequence ATGGCTATTACGTTGAGCGGCAGCATCACAACTGATGAATCAGGCGGTTTACAGAACGCCACTGCCACACCCGGCATCCCAGGCGACAACACCGATAACGACATTACCGTTGCCGCAATCAACGGCACCGACGAAACCAACGACCTCCCGTTGGCGTTCGAGTCCCGATTGTTCGCGCTGTTGGGCGCCGTTACTCCAATGCAGACTGCGCTGAGTGGCTATACCGGCGCCGCTGGCAACACCGGTACCGACCTGATCACCATCACCGGCAGCTACCTCGATCTCGCCTTCACCGATGCCGAGGGCAAAGCGCTCGGCGACCCGACCAATGCCAATGCCGGTACGGACTGGAGCGGTCTCTATACCCTCGATGGCAGGAGAATCTTCCTGTACACGGACTCCACCAACAACAACATCGTCCTGGGCCGCATAGGCGCTGAGGGGGCCACCGACGCGCCCGAGGACGACGTGGCAGATCCGAGCGGCACCATCGTTTTCTCCGCCTATCTGGAACAGACGGCAACCGGCGCCAAGGTCTGGATGACGCAGTTCGCGCCGCTCCAGAACCCGGATACCTCGAACCCCGACGACGTGGTCGACATGACGGACCACCTCTGGGCCACCGCCAGCCAGGATGCCGCCTTCGACTTCTCCGGTGTGCCGTCCGGGCAGAACAAGTTCCTGATGTTCAAAGCCGGCAGCTCTGACGTGGGGCTCGTCGTCACCGGCCTGGATCCGGACAAGATCGTCAATGGCAAGGATGCGGGTGACACCGTCAATACCAGCCAGGGCGGCGGCGCCACGACCATCGGCACCAACAACCAGGGGGTCGATCCTGGCGAAGGGATGATCTTCACCTTCGTGACCAACCCCAACCCGCTCTACACCGTGCCCGGCCTGACGCACGGCGAGGCGATCGTCGAAGACAACATCGACTTTGGCGGACTCTTCGGCGCGACGGGTGCGACCTTTGTCATTGCGCAGCAGACACCGCCCAAGGCGTCCACGGCTATGATCAGCGCCTACACCACGGATTTCGAGGAGACGAGTGGCTACTACGAGGGGCTCCTGGACGCAGACGACAACCTGGCCTACATCACCAGCGTCACGATCCGCGATGGTAACGGCAATATCATCGCCGGTCTCGACGGCGTCACCGCCAACACGACGGTTGGCAATATCACCGTGACGTTCAACCTCAGCAATGGCGGCGCCGATCGCACCGTGACGATTGCTGGCTTCCAGTCCAAGTACTCGATCGAATACACCACCAGCGAACTGCACAACCGCGTGTTGATCGAGAACATCGGAAATGCGAATGCCCAGCTCAACTCCCCCTTCGATATCGGCGGCTTCCTTTTGCCCAATATCGTCGCCGTGCCCCAGGAAGTCGGCAGCGCGGTGAACTTCGAGGACGATGGCCCGACAGCCTCGGCGGCGCTCGGTGCTGGCCTGGTCCGGCACGATGAAACAGCGGGCGATGACGCTGATGCCGACGACGTACTCGACCCGCTTGCCGTGTTCGCCGCCGTTGCCACTGTCAGCAGCGACATGACCGCGGCCTACGCCCAGGGCAGCGCCTCGGTGATCGACTCCAGCGCCAGCAGCGGCGGCCAGGATGGTCTGGCCAGCACCGTCTACTCACTCAATGTCGCGAGTGCCGGCGTCGACTCCGGCCTGGACACGACGGAAGGCAATAACATCCTGCTGACCAAGGAAGGCGCGCTGGTGGTCGGCCGCATCTCCGGCGGCGCCGATAACGGCGAAGCCGCCTTCGCCGTGGCGATCGACGCCAGCACCGGCGTGCTCAGCGTCGTGCAGTACCACTCGATCAAGCACCCCACCGGCGGCGCCAGCCACGATGAGTCGCTCGCTATCGACAACGCCGCGCTGCTCGCGGTCGCCACCGTCACCGACGGCGATGGCGACACCCACGCCGCCTCGGTCGGCATCGGCGCCCGTGTCGCCTTCCAGGACGATGGCCCGACAGCCTCGGCGGCGCTCGGTGCTGGCCTGGTCCGGCACGATGAAACGACGGGCAATGACGCTGATGCCGACGACCTACTCGGCCCGCTTGCCGTGTTCGCCGCCGTTGCCACTGTCAGCAGCGACATGACCGCGGCCTACGCCCAGGGCAGCGCCTCGGTGATCGACTCCAGCGCCAGCAGCGGCGGCCAGGATGGTCTGGCCAGCACCGTCTACTCACTCAATGTCGCGAGTGCCGGCGTCGACTCCGGCCTGGACACGACGGAAGGCAATAACATCCTGCTGACCAAGGAAGGCGCGCTGGTGGTCGGCCGCATCTCCGGCGGCGCCGATAACGGCGAAGCCGCCTTCGCCGTGGCGATCGACGCCAGCACCGGCGTGCTCAGCGTCGTGCAGTACCACTCGATCAAGCACCCCACCAGCGGCGCCAGCCACGATGAGTCGCTCGCCATCGACAACGCCGCGCTGCTCGCGGTCGCCACCGTCACCGACGGCGATGGCGACACCCACGCCGCCTCGGTCAGCATCGGCGCCCGTGTCGCCTTCCAGGACGATGGCCCGACAGCCTCGGCGGCGCTCGGTGCTGGCCTGGTCCGGCACGATGAAACGACGGGCAATGACGCTGATGCCGACGACCTACTCGGCCCGCTTGCCGTGTTCGCCGCCGTTGCCACTGTCAGCAGCGACATGACCGCGGCCTACGCCCAGGGCAGCGCCTCGGTGATCGACTCCAGCGCCAGCAGCGGCGGCCAGGACGGTCTGGCCAGCACTGCCTACTCGCTCAATGTCGCCAGTGCCGGCGTCGACTCCGGCCTGGACACGACGGAAGGCAATAGCATCCTGTTGACCAAGGAAGGCGCGCTGGTGGTCGGCCGCATTTCCGGCGGCGCCGATGACGGCGAAGCCGCCTTCGCCGTGGCGATCGACGCCAGCACCGGCATGCTCAGCGTCGTGCAGTACCACTCGATCAAGCACCCCACCGGCGGCGCCAGCCACGATGAGTCGCTCGCCATCGACAACGCCGCGCTGCTCGCGATCGCCACCGTCACCGACGGCGATGGCGACACCGACACCGCCTCGGTCGGCATCGGCGCCCGTGTCGCCTTCCAGGACGATGGGCCGACGGCAAACGGCACGCCCGTGACAGCGACGGTGGACGAGGACGGGTTGCCCGGCGGGATCGCAGGCGGGACCAACGATGTTAGCGGGGAGGTCGCGTTCGCCTCAGGCAGCATCGACTCGATCTTCCAGTCCGGCGTCGACAATCCGCTGATCTATGGCCTGTCCACGGACACCAGCAATCTGCTGCAGACGCTGACCTCCAAGGGCGGGGCGGTGAAATATGACGTGACCGGCAACACGCTGACGGCCTACGTGGACGTCGGAGCCAGCGACGGCATTTACCAAGCCGATGACCGCGAAGTGTTCACCTTTGCGCTGACCGCGGCGACCGGCGCCTACGTTTTCACGCAGCTCGACCAACTCGACCACCCGAGCCTCAATGGGGTGGCGGGCGACAACACCGAGAACGACCTTGTCCTCCAGCTCGGCAGCATCCTGCAGGCTACCGACGCAGATGGCGATACGGTGACGGCCGCAGCCGAAAAGCTGGTGATCACGGTCGATGATGACTCGCCGTTGGTAACGGCCAAGTCGAACCTGGTCTACCGGAACTCCGCCAATCCGACCCCCGGCGGCACCGGCACCTTCGCTTACGACATCGGCGCGGATGATCGACTGGGAACACTCTACAGCGCCTCGAACAGCGACTTGTCCCTGAGCATGACGGGCGTCTCGGTAGGAGCGAACGCCATTACCAACAGGTCGGTAACCTGGTTCTCTGAAACCGACGCCACGGCGGTGTTCAACATCGCCTTTACCTATGTGTCCAACAACCCGAACCAGGGCGCTACCACCAATGCGACCGGTACGTTGACGTTCGACAAGGTGGCCGACACCTACACGCTGAGCCTGACCGACGAGATCGAAAGCTTCAGCATCCTGCGGACGTCGACCGCGCAGGGCTTCACCGGTTATGCGATCGGCGGCACGACGCCGATCAACCAACAGCCGCCGGTCTCGGTGGCCAAGTTGGCAGACGATTTCTTCGTGCAGTTCAGTGGATTCGCCGAAGCGAGCGGTGGAACCGGAGCCAACAACATCAAGGCGGGTGGCGATAACGCCTTCAGCCCTGGTGAGCTGTTCTCTGCGGCGACGTCCTGGGTGAGTGTGTCCGGGACTGCGGCCGGCGTGGCCGGCGACACCATCCAGCAGGGCGAGGTGATGGACCTGGACTTCTTCACCGCCAATCCATTCGGCGACACCAACTTGGCGCCCACCGCCACGAGCAACGGGATCTTCATCAAGTTCGACGGCATCGGCAGCGAGGATCTGGTGCTGGTGTTGAAGCTGGTCGATCCTGACGGATCCAACAATCCGATCACCCGGGCGATCATTGTCGACAGCCAGGACATCATTCTGAAAACCCCCTCCACCACCAACAACAACTTCCATCCAATTGCGAATCCCGCGGCGTACGGGATCACACTGGATCAGAACGACGGCGCGGTGATCCTCGAGCGCAATGACTACAACTTCGGCACCGAGGACTACGTGATCCAGGGCTTGCAGGTGCTGGTTTCCACCGAGGGCGTCACCGGCAACGGGTACAACCTAAATGGCAACGTCGGCGTCACCGGGGCAAGCACGGGTGCCACATTGGCATTCGGAAACGAAGATGGTGAAGGCAGCAAGAGCAATCCCGTGGAGGCCGGCGAAGCAGGAACATGGGACGGCGACGTGGTCAAGATCGTCGACATGGGCTTTGTGACCTCGTCGACGCCTGACGCCCGCCTGACCTTCGACGTGACGGTGACGGATTATGACGGAGATTCGACCGCTGCCCAGACCCTGGACGTGACCATCGCTGGCGGCAAGACCTTCACCGGCGGCGCGGGTATGGACACCTTCAGCTTCAAATCCCTGGATGCCGATACCGACGCGCTGCTGTCCGCAACGACTAGCGTGATCTCCGCCGGTTTCGTCTCCGGCGTCGACAAGCTGGACTTCACGACGGCAGGTTCTGGAGCCAACTACAGCGAAGTGCTGACACCCGTTGCCACCCTGGCCGGATTCATCTCGGCCGCCGATGGCGCGCTGAACGGCACCACCAACTACTACTTCGGCGTCATTGGAGGCGACGGCTACCTGGCACAGGACGGTGACGGTGTGGGTATCACCAACATCATCCAGTTGGTCGGTGTGACCAACATGGCAAGCACTGACATTGTCTGA
- a CDS encoding aldolase/citrate lyase family protein, with protein sequence MRFVNPIKHSLKNAKPTLGCWLTLASPAVAELIAHCGFDWLVIDAEHGPNDTQDIAAQLRAIDAAAFNGARAVGAVRVTANDPSLVKRAMDCGAQTIVFPNINGAADAQAAVASMLFPLPDQSGVRGVAGMVRAGAYGLDSNYVKDANNQACAIVLIESVEGVENVDSIAQVEGVDCLFIGTADLSASMGLLGQTGHDDVKAAVESVLTAARKHSKAVGIFATSVEEARQYREKGVTFIALHSDTGWLTKGATDALDALNFKR encoded by the coding sequence ATGCGCTTTGTAAATCCAATCAAGCACAGTTTGAAAAACGCTAAACCAACCTTAGGTTGCTGGCTGACGCTCGCGAGCCCTGCGGTCGCTGAACTGATTGCTCATTGCGGTTTTGATTGGTTGGTCATCGATGCCGAGCACGGCCCTAATGATACCCAGGATATTGCTGCTCAACTTAGAGCCATTGATGCGGCGGCTTTTAATGGGGCAAGAGCCGTAGGTGCTGTGCGGGTAACCGCCAATGATCCTTCTTTGGTCAAGCGCGCCATGGATTGTGGGGCACAGACTATTGTCTTCCCGAACATTAACGGTGCAGCTGACGCGCAAGCCGCAGTGGCATCGATGTTATTTCCACTACCAGATCAAAGTGGTGTCAGAGGCGTCGCTGGAATGGTCAGAGCGGGGGCGTATGGGCTGGACAGTAACTATGTCAAAGACGCAAACAACCAGGCTTGTGCCATTGTCCTGATCGAGTCAGTGGAAGGGGTAGAGAACGTCGACTCTATAGCTCAAGTCGAGGGCGTTGACTGCCTGTTCATTGGTACGGCTGATTTGTCTGCAAGCATGGGGCTACTGGGGCAGACCGGGCACGATGATGTCAAGGCTGCGGTAGAGAGCGTCTTGACAGCTGCCCGCAAACATTCCAAGGCAGTAGGAATCTTTGCGACTTCGGTGGAAGAAGCCCGCCAGTACAGGGAAAAGGGCGTGACCTTTATCGCGCTTCACTCTGATACAGGTTGGTTGACCAAGGGGGCGACAGACGCCCTGGATGCTCTTAACTTCAAAAGATAA
- the mdeB gene encoding alpha-ketoglutarate dehydrogenase, with protein MNSSQHGTPESLEFSASESDTQESAEWRDALLSLIENSGPERAREIIDELVSLVRDPGIGWKPTLGTPYINPIPVTKQPAFPGDLAIEERLSSIIRWNALAMVVRANQAYGDLGGHIASYASAADLFEVGFNHFFRARSDAFGGDLVFYQPHSAPGVYARAFLEGRLGEENLQHYRQEITASGHGVQGLSSYPHPWLMPDFWQFPTGSMGIGPISSIFQARFMRYLHNRGLLNTSERKVWGVFGDGEMDEPESMSALTLAAREGLDNLIWVVNCNLQRLDGPVRGNGRIIDELEALFVGAGWNVIKLVWGSDWDGLFARDTDGSLVRALSETVDGQFQTFAAKDGRYSRDHFFGQNEALAKLAQGFTDEQIDRLKRGGHDMVKIYAAYHAASVHKGQPTVVLAQTKKGYGMGEAGQGKMTTHQQKKLDRETLIGFRNRFNLPLTDEQVETLSFYKPADDSREIRYLLERRQSLGGFTPSRQTNVPVVAVPGLDVYASFATKAQGKEMSTTMAFVRMLSSLLKDPVLGRRVVPIVADEARTFGMANLFKQIGIYSSVGQHYEPEDIGSILSYREALDGQILEEGISEASAISSWVAAATSYATHGLPMLPFYIYYSMFGFQRVGDLIWAAADQRARGFLLGATAGRTTLGGEGLQHQDGSSHLMAALVPNCRAYDPAFAGEFAVILDHGMRQMLEEQVDEFYYITLMNENYAQPSLPTDVEKDIIKGMYLFSEQKCGAESNKVRLLGSGTILREVMAAAELLSADWQIDSEVWSVTSFTELARNARGVERWNRHHPEGDQKTSHVAECLPKGTPIIGATDYVRALAQLIGSYVEDHYVVLGTDGFGRSDTRAALRKFFEVDRHQIVLSALWALVHEGKLSAEICSRAIEKYDIGFDETAPWEC; from the coding sequence ATGAATAGTTCCCAGCACGGTACTCCTGAAAGTTTGGAGTTTTCCGCCAGCGAAAGCGACACGCAGGAGTCTGCAGAGTGGCGTGATGCGCTACTTTCCTTGATTGAAAATAGTGGCCCTGAGAGGGCTCGCGAAATCATCGATGAGCTGGTCAGTCTCGTCCGTGATCCCGGCATTGGCTGGAAACCTACGCTGGGTACGCCCTACATCAACCCCATCCCCGTGACAAAGCAGCCTGCATTCCCAGGCGATTTGGCAATCGAGGAACGCCTGTCATCGATAATTCGCTGGAATGCTCTAGCCATGGTCGTACGTGCTAACCAGGCATATGGGGACTTGGGTGGTCATATCGCCAGCTACGCGAGTGCGGCTGATTTGTTCGAGGTTGGTTTTAACCATTTCTTCAGAGCGAGGAGCGACGCTTTTGGTGGCGACCTGGTCTTCTATCAGCCTCATTCGGCACCAGGCGTTTACGCGCGAGCTTTTCTTGAGGGGCGGCTGGGAGAAGAGAACCTTCAGCATTACCGGCAGGAGATCACCGCTTCTGGCCACGGGGTACAGGGCTTATCCAGCTATCCACACCCTTGGTTAATGCCGGACTTCTGGCAATTTCCGACGGGATCGATGGGCATCGGCCCAATTAGTTCGATCTTCCAGGCCCGATTCATGCGGTATCTTCACAACCGTGGCTTGTTAAACACATCTGAGCGAAAAGTGTGGGGCGTTTTCGGTGACGGTGAGATGGATGAGCCGGAAAGTATGTCAGCTCTTACTTTGGCTGCAAGGGAGGGGCTGGATAACCTGATCTGGGTAGTCAATTGCAATCTTCAGCGGTTAGATGGGCCGGTACGAGGCAATGGGCGAATCATCGACGAGCTGGAAGCATTGTTTGTCGGGGCTGGCTGGAACGTCATAAAACTGGTTTGGGGGTCTGATTGGGATGGGCTTTTCGCCCGTGACACTGACGGAAGCCTGGTGCGGGCCCTTTCGGAAACCGTTGATGGGCAGTTCCAGACTTTTGCGGCGAAAGACGGACGTTACAGCAGGGATCATTTCTTTGGTCAAAACGAAGCATTGGCAAAGCTTGCCCAAGGTTTCACAGACGAACAAATCGATCGGCTGAAACGTGGCGGCCACGATATGGTGAAGATCTATGCCGCCTACCACGCTGCTTCTGTTCATAAGGGCCAGCCTACTGTGGTTCTTGCCCAGACCAAAAAAGGTTATGGGATGGGCGAAGCCGGCCAAGGGAAAATGACGACTCATCAGCAAAAGAAGCTTGATCGCGAAACGCTTATCGGCTTTAGAAATCGATTCAATCTTCCTTTGACTGATGAGCAGGTTGAGACTCTCTCGTTCTACAAACCTGCCGATGATAGTCGTGAAATTCGCTATCTCCTTGAGCGTCGGCAAAGCCTTGGGGGCTTTACGCCAAGCCGGCAAACGAATGTTCCGGTGGTCGCGGTACCCGGATTGGATGTGTATGCAAGCTTTGCCACTAAAGCGCAAGGCAAGGAAATGTCCACGACTATGGCTTTTGTCAGGATGCTCAGCAGCTTGCTGAAAGATCCTGTTTTGGGACGGCGTGTGGTTCCCATTGTGGCAGATGAAGCCCGGACGTTCGGGATGGCGAATCTGTTCAAGCAAATCGGTATCTATTCCAGCGTCGGTCAGCATTATGAGCCAGAGGACATTGGCTCGATTCTGAGCTATCGGGAGGCGCTGGATGGTCAAATACTCGAAGAGGGTATCAGCGAAGCGAGTGCCATCAGCTCCTGGGTGGCAGCGGCAACCAGCTATGCCACCCATGGCCTGCCCATGCTGCCGTTCTACATCTATTACTCAATGTTCGGTTTTCAGCGAGTCGGCGATCTCATTTGGGCGGCAGCTGATCAGAGGGCTAGAGGCTTTCTGCTCGGAGCCACGGCAGGCCGTACAACCTTGGGCGGGGAAGGTCTGCAGCATCAAGATGGCAGTAGCCATTTGATGGCTGCTCTGGTGCCAAATTGCAGAGCTTATGACCCTGCATTCGCTGGTGAATTTGCCGTAATTCTAGACCATGGCATGCGTCAGATGCTGGAGGAACAGGTTGATGAGTTCTACTACATCACCCTTATGAACGAGAACTACGCTCAGCCTAGCCTGCCGACTGATGTTGAGAAAGACATCATCAAAGGCATGTACCTCTTCTCAGAACAAAAGTGTGGAGCGGAATCGAACAAAGTTCGGCTGCTCGGATCAGGAACCATCTTGCGAGAAGTGATGGCTGCAGCAGAACTCCTGAGCGCAGATTGGCAGATCGATTCCGAGGTATGGAGTGTCACGAGTTTTACAGAGCTCGCCAGGAACGCCAGAGGAGTAGAACGTTGGAACCGGCATCATCCTGAAGGCGATCAGAAGACTAGCCATGTGGCTGAGTGTTTGCCGAAGGGGACTCCAATCATTGGTGCGACCGATTACGTGCGCGCGCTTGCGCAACTTATTGGTTCCTATGTTGAGGATCACTATGTCGTTCTGGGTACCGATGGTTTTGGTCGCAGCGATACTCGGGCAGCTTTACGCAAATTTTTTGAAGTCGACCGTCATCAGATAGTCCTCAGCGCCCTGTGGGCCTTGGTGCACGAAGGGAAACTTAGTGCTGAAATCTGCTCTCGTGCAATTGAAAAATACGACATTGGATTTGACGAAACAGCCCCTTGGGAATGTTGA